Genomic segment of Mastomys coucha isolate ucsf_1 unplaced genomic scaffold, UCSF_Mcou_1 pScaffold23, whole genome shotgun sequence:
ATCCATGTAGCTTTCATTATCTAATGAATTTTGTTGAAATGCAACATTTTAGGCAGCATTCCGTGCTTAGAGATTATGAGTGGCCTTATGATTTAAATGACTTGGAATTATGTTGATAATGATCTCTCTGTCCTAGAGGGTACTCATTATCTTCTGCTGGGATGTTATGAAGTATAACTGATAATAGAACCATCAAACTGTCCATCCTCAACGTCGTGATTCCAGTTCCATTCAAGTAGAAGTTTCtttaatgatggttttttttctttttccttttctttttcttttttctttctttctttcttttttttttttggactgctATCTTACAATGGTTCCCCTCCCTTCAAATCTTACTCAAATGGTGCTACCCTCCTGGCACTGATATTAAAGTGTACACTTCAGCAAGAACCTGGTATTGGTGGCCACGGTGATTAAGCACTGGGATAAGCAATCAAGAAACCATGCCGAAAGGAGAGTCCTAGAGTCCTATTCAAGGCTTACTTTGGCTTGTTTATCTTCTCCAAACCACAAGAGAATCACAACATCTCTGTCTAGTTTATGCTGGGTCATCCTGACTTGCTACTATATGACCATACCAGAGAAGTTGATGGAGAAACAAGTTATGCCTCTCTGCATGGATATTGCTTCCTCAACATGCCATTACTGTGGCAAGCAGATGTTTTCCTGATGTCAGTCAGCTCTGTCTTTTCATGTgaaactgtttttcttatttagaCACCTCTGCTAATATCCATCTCATTGGATGCAGATGAGATCATCTCAACtgattccatttttagattccaTTCCATTCAGTTTTCAAAGAGATGCTTGGCATCAGTTGatacattttgattatttttattttatttcatgcatatggGTATTTGGCCTTCATATCACCACTTGCATACCTGGTacccagagagaagagagtgtcTGATCCCATGGACCTggggttacagatgattgtgagccaccatgcacaTTGTGGGAACCAACTCACTTCCTCTGgaaagagccagtgctcttaaagcTGAGCCAACTTTCCAGACCCTGATTGATTTGTTTTAATCCTGGGTCatcacattcttttctcttttttttttctttttattagatattttctttatttacatgtaaatttctcctttcccagtttcccctccaaaaaacaaacaaagaaacaaacaaaaacaaaacaaaacaaaaaatcctgttgcctcccccctccccatgcctaccaccccaccctctcccacttattggccctggaattcccctacactggggcacagaaccttcacagggccgaggtcctctcctcctattgatgattgaatttgcaatcctctactatacacgtgctgccagaacaaccaAACAATCTTgctaataaatattaattctgGCTTCCTGTCTTCTAATTACTTTTATCCTGTCCCCACAGCTGGACAACATACATGTTCTTCAGCATATTGAGCCTCTGGAACGTACGTATAACTTTGTTTTGATTCACATTGTGTTTTGATTAGAGATATTTTAATcagatgaaaatttaaattacttCATACCCAGTCCCTTATTTTATGTTGATGGCCTTTTTTTAGCGATTGAAAGAgggaagacataaaaataataaagtgaatcattatatattcataaaaataataaagtgaatcATTATATATAGTCTTATCCACCGATACTGCATACACTGATGATCTCTCAGACTCCAAAAGGACTTATATCTAACCTGGTTAGTTCCCTTGTAGCACTtgcccttttccttcctctgcagTCACCTTATTTAGATGAGTGCaaaaaggaggggagaggtgggCTGAGCTAGCTAGAGCCCCACAGTTTACTACAGTCAGtgccaaagagaaaacagaatctaAAACAGCTGAGCTCTCACCTGGCTATTGCTATGGACTGGAAAGATGATCGCAGTCAGGTGGCTCTGTTCTCAGTTCCCTGCAGGTCCCTCATGCTCAGGGTAGGAGCTGGCCACGCCCCTCTGGACACAGCACAGGGGCTTTGGTCACTctggatttattttcatatttgcaagtaccatctctccagtcatttTGTCCATTTCATGAGCTGATTAAATCATAGTCTGATGTGTGATTCCATTAAactggttttattattattgttttctgaATTCTGATATTTCAGGAACATTGTATTAACTATTACTTTTTTTGTGGgaaaactgttaaaaataatttcGTATTAAACTTAGCAAAGGTTTGACATTTTGAAAGTGCTTAATGGCTCACATGGTTGTATTTTACCTTTTCAcctgaaatttttaaaagtctttttggCTTTCAGCTCCAATCATTCTACTATCACTACTACTACAACAACTactacttctccttctcctcctctgtctccttcctcctcctcttcttccttcttctccttcctttatcTTCTTTCACTTAAACAACAAGGCTGTCTGAAGCCTGTCTCAGCTGGTTCTAACTTATGATCCTTTTCTCATCCCAACTTTTAGTGATGACACGTTTTGAAACTAATAATAGATATGATATAAAGAACAACATAGACCAGATGGTTTATATCGTAACTGAAGACACAGATGACTTTACCAGGAATGCCTATCGGAACCTACGACCCTTTGTGCTCCGGGTAACTGACTGCCTGGGCCGAGAAATCATGACCATGCAGAGACCTTTCCGATGTACCTGCTGTTGCTTCTGCTGCCCCTGTGCGAGGcaagaggtcagagaacaggagTGGGATTCACAGTTGCTTCCTGATCTGCCCTTTACACAATGGTTGGTCTTCTTCCTAAACATGAAGGAAAGCTTTCTTAGCCCTACTGCTCAGAATGAAACTGAAACTAgtggagagggaggaggctgAGTTATATCACAAGACAGACCTTAAAAGTTttcctgggggctggtgagatggctcagtgagtaagagcactgactgctcttccgaaggtcatgagttcaaatcccagcaaccacatggtggctcacaaccacccataatcaaatctgataccctcttctgtgtactcatttataataataaataaattttaaaaaaaaagaaaagaaaagaaagtgagcgGAGACTCAGCGTTTCGTTCTATCTTATTCCTaactgtggatgcagtgtgacccgAAGCCTCCAGGCCTTCACCTCCGTGACTGACTGTACCTTCAGACCGTGAGCCAAAACCAAAGCCCTTGGAAGCTAGAAAGAtggcagttaagagaactggctgcccttccagaggcccaaagttcaattctcagtactcaTGATGtctaactccagttgcaggggacgtgatgccctcttctggctgttATGGGcatgccaggcacagtggtgtatAGATACCTGTGCAGGCCAAACACCCCCACACgtcaacccaacccaacccaaacaaacaaaaaaaaaaatagttttccttaTCTCCTTATGTGATAGATAGATggcagggttggggtgggagtgTCAAGTATTACAACTTGCAGCTGTTTTAGTGGTAGTTACTTTCTGATGAACTAGGGATGGGTGGTAATCACATGTTATATACTGGTATCAACATATTCTGCAGATGACAAATTGGGAAGGTCTTTTGATGGCAGGAGCCAATCATAGCCtacagttttctgaaaaaaaaaaatgagtcttaAAAGTAGATGAAATGCCAGCCAGGAGTACTCTGCAGATGATAGAGTTAGACATACAATGTACATGTTCTGTGTTGTGCTTTGCACTTCCTGTGCTATAACGCAggtgtccagaaaaaaaaatgttacagaaaAGAAGTAACCAATCGAGAAAAAACCAGTAACAAACCTGTGTGTGTCCCAGCCTCTGTGAGGCCATGTGGCTGGAAGATGTTGTTTCCTTAGAGTCATTTATCACCCCTGGTTCTTAGAAcacttctacctcctcttctgaaCAGATCCTGAGGCTTGAGATTGTTGGTATTGATGGACACATTCCATTTAGGGTTGAGTGTTCCTATATTCTTATCTCTGTACATTGGCAACTTGTGGGCCTCTGTGTTATTTCCCCTCTGCTtcaagaagcttttctgatgagggTCAAGTGGTGCTAGAGGTATAGCAATAGGTCCCTGAgcgtcattttattgctatgttctgtTAGCACAATCATAGTAGGTTTTCTTCTATACCCATGACCTATCTGGTcccaggttcttggccacttgtATTCCTGAGATGGATCATGAAGTATAATTTCTGGTCATAGAGTATGATCTTCTTAATGAGTCCTTGAATTCAGTTGCCAGTATCTTCCTGAGAGGTTTCTGTCGGGTGCTCTGTTGGTTTCTTTTATGTTCTGCCATTATATGGTTTTGATATCAAGGGATTACTACCTTTGCTCAATTAATCTTGTTGGTTATTACTGATCTGATTAAGTTACCTATAtcctcttgatttaattttggcagATCATATGCATTAAGCTGTTTGGAAAGTTTTCATAGCATTGCCTAAAGGTACTTTTGGATTACATTGGACTTTGTTTTAATTCATCTCCCTTGTctgtaattttgttaatttttgccCTCTTTTTATGTTGGTTCCTGTGGCTAGGGAATCTTCcaatcttgtttatcttttcagaAGTAAAGTATTTTAGGTGATTTTGTGTATCTTTTTAAGTCATCAGTTTTCTGCCCTAATCTTTATAATTACGTGCCATCTATGTCATTTGTACTTGACTTGCTGTTAACTTTTTAGAACCTTTAGGTGAATCATTAGATTATCTGAGAGCTGACCTTTAATGAAGGCCTTCTCAGCTCCAATATTTCCTTTAGAACTGCCCTGTCTGCGTCCTGGTTATTTGAGaagctttgttgttattttagcTTGAAGTATTATCGTTTTAGTTTTCTCCTTGATTTCTTCAGTGATCCAGTATTCATAGAGAGAGTGCAAGCACTGGTGTAATTTCTATAATTTTCCTTAATGTTGTTTCTAATGTTATTCTGTTGTGATCTAACAATATAAGGAAGTGTTTCAAttctcttgtatctgttaaggcttgCTTTGTGGCCTACAATGTCACCAGTTTCTTAACTACAAGGATGATCTCCATGAACAAACTACCCGCCCATCCTCATTTCACCCCTAGTTTCTGGCAGCCACTATTTCATTCGGAAGCCCTGCGGGTTGTTCCTCAAGAACGTCATGAAAAGTGAAGCACATATTAGTCACTTATGCATAGCACAATACTTCACGAACGTGCAAcctttgagagttttttttttttaatttcataggcTTAAACATTTATGAAAACTTGATTCTAAGGAACTATCCAATTTAACCCTTTGTATAggtacaaatatatatttgtataatatatatgaataatatatgtgtgtgtatgcgtgcgtgcgtgtttgtgtgtgtgtgtgtgagtgtgtgtgtgtgtgtgtgtgtgtgtgtgtgtgtgtgtataacggCTCTGACAATGCAAAGCTTTGCGGTCTTGGCCGATGTTGTATAAAATCCACTCCCAACATACTTCTGAAAGTGCAGAAGCAAGCAGGAAAGCAATCACACCTTCACATTGGACTTCGAAAGAATTTAATCTACATAACTCTTGTTATTAAATGAGAGGGTCTCATCTCTTAGAAAATTGTAATGTACAGATAATTAAATAGAACAGGATAGtggacaatattttaaaatctttaataaaatgcAGTTATCTACTTCTATATGGAAGTTTTTAACTGTGATAGCACAGCACCCCATCCCACTGGCAGTTTTACTTTCTGTGCTTTTAGCTACCATCGACAAATGTAGTCTGAAGTGTCAATGGCAAGTTCCAGAAATAAGCAGTTCATAAGCTGAATAGTATGGTGAATTCTGGAACATGAACTATTCCTTTGTGCAGAGTGTCAAATGTATATATACCATGCACACAATGGAAGTTGAAAGAGGACATTCATATGATTTCTACTATAGGACAGAGTGTTGTTACTGTTCTTTTGTTAGTACTGTACTGTGGCTAATTGAGCGATTAAATTTTGCTATAGCATATGTTTATTGTAAAGCATGGTATATATTGGGTTCAGATCTCTTTGTACTTGAGGCAACTACTAAAGCCTTGGAACACATTCGCATccaaggcagggggaggggacagtcTTCCAGTTTTTCACAGTGCTTCattctcttttgcttttgttgtttagttGTCTGTAAGAGATTTAGGTTTGCTGGCTAAGATCTTTTAAGTTAACTGGCCACATTTAATGGAGTTAGAAAACATGAGAGTCCTATATGAAAAAAGGCCATTATTATGGTCCAGACACATGAGCACCAGTACACTCATTTAGGGTGTTCTTTGCCTCAAGTCCTTCAGGGTTGGCTGAGAGAGGCGGTGTATCTGGCCAGACAGTGCTACGTGTCCTGTTAGGAACACTAAGCTTAGATAACTGGAATCTTATAGCAAGCAATTCAGTGGGTAATTAAACCCATTCTTTGTCCCACAATGAAACATGACCTCACCTCTTTAGAGTGCTTTCTGAAATACATCCCGCCCGACAAACGGCCCCCAGGGAAACACGAGTCTTCTCTTCCTGACATGAATTCTCCTTGCCTTTGAATAACTAAGAATAtatccagatgtgtgtgtgtgtgtgtgtgtgtgtgtgtgtgtgcgtgcgtgcatgggtgagtgcatgtatgtacatgcatagtGCACATACAGCATCCTAACCAGTGTCACTGTTTCGTATGCAGCTGGAAGTGCAATGTCCTCCTGGGGTCACCATTGGCTTTGTTGCAGAACACTGGAATTTATGCAGAGCCTCTTACAGCATCCAGAATGAGAAGAAGGAGAGTATGATGAGAGTGCGTGGTCCGTGCGCAACCTACGGCTGTGGCTCCGATTCTGTTTTTGAGGTAAATATATGTCAAAATAGTGCTTCTACTCTCCTCACTTCCTAATTTCTACATCTTACCCCACCGTGTTCTTCAGTGGATTTTCATGTGAATGAGTCAGGTACtaagaagaaagaattaattaTGAGTTGACATCAACTCTTTTCATGTGGTTCCTCATGGTGACTTGACATTTTTCAAAATGCGAGTGGCATTGcctttctaaaaacattttttttttctgatttagaaCATGAAAACTTTTGGGAATAAAATGCCTGATTTATTCTTGGTATAtgtcatctcttttctttctaatgaTTTCtagaatgcatatatgtattttgaAAGGCAAAAGTCCAAGAAATGTAGCCCTTAGTACATTCATAAGGGGATGGATATAATGAATGATAGGGTTATGTTCTAACATTTTCTCAATAAAGAAGgacattttgttttgcatttatccCAGGAATGCCAAAGATGATGTTAGAAAAGAAGCCCTGAGGTTTGGAAGAGTGGGGGTGCTTTCTCAAATTCCTTTAACAGGATGAGGCTTAGTGTACACTAAACTTATTCCTTCTCCTATTTCCTATGATAACAGAAAGCTTtccttagtttttatttcatatcaCCATGTAGTGAAACACTGCTCACTTATTAATAGTATTGTAGAAAATAACACTAACCAGATTCCTGGTGTGGGCTGTGTGTGATCATTCCGTCATGAGTGATATCAGCAGCTGTGTTTGCGGTATTTCTACTGTGTTCAttgtcagtctctctcttttaGAAGCTGCAGCCAATTCTTAAAGCACACTCGCTCTGCTGAAGTAGGTTGGGCCTGGCCCACAAAGGCTTGAGCGAGTGCTGTGCAGTGTATGGTACAGACCCCTTTGTCTGGCTGATAGGTTCCCTTGGTTGGAAGCAACTTTGTATtccccatttctcttcctctgctacAGAAAAGAATTTAATTATCAATTCAAATTGTGCCTTCTGACAGAAATCCCCAAAGGATGTATTCAAGGATTAGGAAAACTCACTAGGTTGAGGATTTTAAGGCATACCTTCAGCTCAGTTACTAAACAGTTTCAAGACACTTAACATAAAAATTTCTCATTTGAAATTATGTTTGTATCTGCATTAGATATTATCACTGCACAAACTGCTTCTATGATAGGGATAGACACACCTCCTGATGTTCTTCATAAAGCCCTGTTCTTGGCATTGCAGATCAACTCTCTAGATGGCGTGTCCAACATTGGCAGTATTATCAGGAAGTGGAATGGCTTTTTATCAACGATGGTCAATGCTGACCACTTCGAGATTTGCTTCCCTTTGGCCCTGGATGTGAAGATGAAAGCAATGATCTTCAGCTCTTGCTTCCTCATCGTAAGCCCTTCATTGTGGCATTGAGAGAATCCTTCCTTATGATGGGAAGCAGTATGCTATAGcagaaaattcattttgaaaCCTGGCCAGCTTCTGTCTGTGCCATTTCTAGGCACACAATTGGCACTGGGTGACTGGCTTTACTCATTGGTagcaggggaaaaaaattacTGATCTTTCTAGGGTGAGGGATCTTAGCTGAGTAAAGTCTGCTGGGGCACACCTGGAAGGTGTCGGATAGACAGTGGGTACAGTCAGCTTCATCTCCTATTAGTTATCATTCTCACTACTTCAAAACAGCTGTCCtgtgaaaattaatataacaCAGTAACAACAAAGCagctctccctttttctcttgcATGTCAACTGCAAGCATGCTCACCGACGTCCCATCATCCTTTGCCTTTGCTGAGCTTTTCCTTCAGTTCATGATAACATTTTAATTGGTGCTAAATATGAAAAGCTTATTATCTGTCTGCATTCTCACACATTAGCTGTGCtcataaatatttcattagaTTTATTTACTGGAATAGGATGGTCCCATGATAAATTACAAAGGCTATTATATGCATTAACATAATTATTTCTATCTATCTGCCATCCGTCTCTCGATctaaatataatttcttctcCAATTTCAGGACTTCATGTACTTTGAACACGCTCCTCCGCGACGTACATCAAGATAGAGGATCAAACAAATCATCCATTGAAAACAGAGTTAGAGAATTTTGCATTCGGATTATACAAAGCCTtcagttgctgggcagtggtggctcacgcctttaatctcagcacttgggaggcagaggcaggtggatttctgagttcgaggccagcctggtctacagagtgagttccaggacagctaaggctacacagagaaaccctgtcgcaaaacaacaacaacaacaaaaacaaaaaacaaaacaaaacaaaaaaacaaagccttCAGTTATTAGAAAGTATACTTCTCTTGCTTGATGTGTTTCAGTTGAATATTTAGCTTCTTGGGA
This window contains:
- the Plscr4 gene encoding phospholipid scramblase 4 isoform X1 produces the protein MSGMVPTTREQPTEEMENQIKSPTAVPDAPPDYNSHFVPGPAGPAAPPPAGLPMGYYVPQQPGAIPLYLPTSGTHPIQYQPGKYPVMNQPAPVMWMPGPAPVPNCPPGLEYLAQLDNIHVLQHIEPLELMTRFETNNRYDIKNNIDQMVYIVTEDTDDFTRNAYRNLRPFVLRVTDCLGREIMTMQRPFRCTCCCFCCPCARQELEVQCPPGVTIGFVAEHWNLCRASYSIQNEKKESMMRVRGPCATYGCGSDSVFEINSLDGVSNIGSIIRKWNGFLSTMVNADHFEICFPLALDVKMKAMIFSSCFLIDFMYFEHAPPRRTSR
- the Plscr4 gene encoding phospholipid scramblase 4 isoform X2, producing the protein MLPLTTILILYQNTGPAGPAAPPPAGLPMGYYVPQQPGAIPLYLPTSGTHPIQYQPGKYPVMNQPAPVMWMPGPAPVPNCPPGLEYLAQLDNIHVLQHIEPLELMTRFETNNRYDIKNNIDQMVYIVTEDTDDFTRNAYRNLRPFVLRVTDCLGREIMTMQRPFRCTCCCFCCPCARQELEVQCPPGVTIGFVAEHWNLCRASYSIQNEKKESMMRVRGPCATYGCGSDSVFEINSLDGVSNIGSIIRKWNGFLSTMVNADHFEICFPLALDVKMKAMIFSSCFLIDFMYFEHAPPRRTSR